The Solea senegalensis isolate Sse05_10M linkage group LG14, IFAPA_SoseM_1, whole genome shotgun sequence genomic sequence AATCCTGGCTTCACTTATGCATATTCACGATTTATATTTTCAAACTCTGCTACTGTTTTTTCTGTTAAGCCACTCACCGCCACCCAAGCTCATAGCACTTCAACACCCTGGTTGCCAGAAGAGTTAGACAAACAAAGCAAGCTGCAGCCATGAGTGAGAAATGGTTAATTAATATATGGAATGTTTTTAAAGCATTGAAGTTGTTGACTTGTCATCTGGATGGATCAGTGTTTGTAATTATACGTGTATGTGTAGGAGCATGAACACAGTGTAgctccctctgtgtttctgtgctctATAATGTTTGGCAGTAGGAAGTAACCTTTTTAAATGCTAAAGTTCATAGttacatacatttataacaCGGCTCATAGCACTAGTACCATATCTACCCtttaaaatatcacacagttgtaaaaacacattcatcaaaGTAATGACACCTGCATCATGACATATgcctccattttttttgttgcatctgCGTCTTCTGGAGGCCCAATTACCCACAACACGCCAAACCAAAGCTGAGTCCTCTTTCTTAATCTGTCCCTTGTGACCAACAGGGCCCGTGCCATGTTTACTAATGACCACCTAGAATTCCACTGTATTGACTACCTTTTGAATCACAGTGACTTCATTTACATGAGCTTGCTTTATATGGAGGGACAAATAAAGAACTCCAGGATGAACTGTGAGGATCTTGGTACAGCCGCAAAATAATCCGTGGCATGTCTTGATGAATCCTTCCAGAAACTCCAGTTTAAGACTGGAACAAAGACGCTCTCTGTGATTGAATAGATGGCACTTCAGTGCTACTTTAGAGGCACAAATATTATGTAATTCAGATTAATTACCAGGCAGACACACTCTGTCCAGCTGGCTTTCTGAGGAGGCCCCTGTAACTGTATGACAgctcttctcttttttcaggGCGTAATCAAATTAGTCTGGTGATTATTCTGCCATTTTAAGCATCTCTTTcccttttgctttttgttgctTGCTGCGTGGTGAAAAGACCAATAAAAACTCCATTAGGTTTATGCAAATGTAGGCGGCCGTGCCGAGGGCTGTAACGTGGCAGATTGATTACTCAAGGGACAAGCGAcgaagtgtgtgcatgtgcacgtgcTAActtaacctgtgtgtgtgtgttggagaagaGGTAGAATCGTTGTTGTACACAGATGCCACAATAAAGGCCTCATTCAGAATGTGCTCCTGGTGGTCCTCACAGCAAggcattaataaaacattagtATTGAGTAACTAGGGCCTCtgtgctcctcctccctgaTCCCAGTGTGACCTTTCCATTTTACAGCAGCTGTCTGGGGATATAGAGAGCCCGCTGCTGACTCCAACTGCGGCCCCCTGACCTCTCCAGGTGTGCCCAATCAAACAGAGCCATACCCACCTCATAAGTGCTTCAGTTGAAGCCGTTGGAAAGCTAAAATGCGGCTTAcgtcagtgattttttttttggagatgtgatgaggagggagggtcagagaaggaggagggagtcTGAGAAAACAAAGGCTCAAGTGTCGATAAGAGTCATTTCTAGGTCCATTATAATTCGGTGGTAGTGAGAGACCATGCTGAACTTTGTGCAGAGTTCTCTAGTTACATCCTGTCTGCCTGTCGTCTGGTACAAACAACAGACCAGATTACACTGCGATGTTACTCACAGAGAAACCCCCCAAAACAtcaaatgtacaatttaaaGTCTGAGTGTAAAACGTGTTTATGAAAAAGCTGAAACTAAACgttttttatttactatttgcttttatttacttCACCTGTCTCTAGCATAGTAAATATGCAGTACGATGCGTTAACATTTACAAATAGTTTTCCCATCAACAGTGGGTTCTGGTTTGGCCCTGGAGTCTGTGGTTAGTCACATCTGGTGGAAATTTGCGAGGCTCCAAACTACAGTAGGTGGTGACAAAGAGAGCAGGAGGCTTAGTGATCCCACACGGGCCACGCACGAGTTGCAGGACAACCACGAGGCCTCGACCACAGGACAACATTAACAAATCTTTATTAATGGGAATGCAGGCCACACCTTCATTCCTCCCAAATTAGAGTAAGGATGACTGGCTTTTTAAAGGGCAGACAATGTCAGCAATGTGACTGgctgtgtgcgagtgtgtgtgtgtatgagagggGGTGGGGTCGGGTGGTGGGGGTAGTACTACAAGTAGAAAATGTGGTTTCACAACTGAgtaaaaacaatgcaaatacTTGGACAGCTGACTGGTGGTTTTCAGCCCCACTACAAACATGAAaggcacacgcatgcacacacagatttgcccagctattcttcttaggacatcgcattgacttccattcatttggacagcctaaagaGAGTGTTATACCTAATGTTAACCTTAGCCAGTTTGTGTCTAACCctgtaacaaatacaaatacacacatttgttttcctctctgatCCCAGCTGAAAGTTGGCAGTCTCTGGAGTTGAGTATTTTTAGGCAGGCGTCTCGACTGCCAAACAGTGCAAAATATAGATTTGCTTCTCCTTGTCTGACTTGCTCTCATTGTCACCTACTCTGTTTGAATATATAGTATATCTGTGTGTAGGTGTTTGAATGTAGCCCTCTATGTCACCCTATTGTTGCCATAACGTCTGCCACCTCACTCGTTCTCTCACCCGCAGAGCCTTGATTTTCTGTCTCCATCAGGCTGgaaaacctaaactaacacGTGGTTGATACCAGGAGGAGCCTCATAATGCTACAACCCTTCACCACACCTAGCTGTTTACTGTAGACACAGGTCACATTTAAGACTCCTGCTTCTCACTAGATTCAGTTTAAATTTACTTTCAACCTTCTTGGCAGCAAGGAATGTAGCCCATTTTGAGTCACGCTCGTGTTCTACTAATGGTAAATTCATAAATTTCGTATGTAAACAATGGCAACAAACATGGAGAATTAAAGAGGCAACACCCAACAGGCAAAGACTCGGAAAATCCAAGACAAAACCAAAGGGAGGGTCAAATTCCtacaacaaaccaaaaacacaacaaacctttTTTAACCAAAAACTACTTGGTTATTTGAGTACTAATAACTACTATCCTCGTGCTGAAAAATCAATCATGTTCACTGGTGCCATGGCCGATGTGACCCCATTGCAAGATGGTCTTTGAAAGGATTATTCATTAAGACCATTAATTAAAGATGTAAACTTAAAACTCCACAAAATATCACCACATACCCTCCTTTTGTTTCCCTCCATCACTCATACCTCACTgtgtgacactgaaaacaccCTCAGGAAAGACTGATCTTCTCTGAGCTCATATGAAGCGGTGAAAACTGCAACCTGTCTTTCCTTCAGGCACATCTGTCTGAGCAATTCTTCACTGATATGGTATGTAACATTTCAGTCAAATATACTTTTAGATCCCCTCAGGtggatccttttttttcttcactcttcTTGCTGACTTTTTTGAAATGATAGCTgagctgacatttattttttgcagaaCAAATACCCCTGTCACCACATATGGCACTGAATTAGGTTTTCCTTCCTGAAAAGGATCCTTACTTTAATTGGAATGTAGTTGAAGTGTTTTGTGCCTGTATCTATGCATCTATATGAATTTATACATGTTTTGTAGTGACAGGAGTAACACCAGGtgaggtcttctgctgctgcagcccatCAACTTCAACATGTTGTGAATTCAGTTATGATATTTCTTCATATCCTGGATGTAATAAGTGTACAAGTGTTACTGTGGCCTTTCTAACTTGATCCATTTCACTCATCTCAACAACCATATGACATTGTGAAGCTCACCTTGACCATGTCTACCTGCCTAAATGAGCTGATTATACCTAAAAACAGTAGCATGTGAGTGTACATACAATAGCTGATGAAAGTATGTCAAATTATCTTCACAACTACTCAAAGCACGTTACtctacattcacacacattcctgcAGCACTTCACCACACTGACACTCGAACATACGCACGTACGCAACTTGTCCAAGAGAGCTTGTGAACATGTGAACTGAAGGAGTTGGGGAACCAACGACTGACCGACACCAATTACCAGACAAACTCAACGCTGTGCTGCTCTCTCGCTCCAAAGCCCTCTATATGTTTATAGACCATGAGTCATATCACTTTTTACTACTTACAACTGCTCCCTGGTGCTACATGCACAGACCTGATCCCCACCGTGGTCCTGTCACTGACACTGGTCTCTGTGTTGTAGCGCTCTGTAATTACCAGGACCACTGACATTCCTCCTGCACTCTAACCCAGGTCTCCACTATGTTTATCCAACACCCAGCCAACAAAGCAGCTAGATAATGTGTAACCGTAACCACTAGCAACACTGACAACAGCGAGGGGTTTTAAACTGGTCTTGTCCGGTTCAAACTGACATTCACATCGGTTTGTTAAATAAGTGACATTGTGGTTTAAACTCAGTGCAGATAACAATGACAATCTATAAAATCAGTTCCTGTTTATTATGTGACAATAGGGACGTGTAATTGTCATATTGTTTGCTGGTGTCAGTTTAAGGAAACTAAAATTACTCACCATAAAAACCTCAGAGAGCGTATCCCACTATGCAGAGAGGTACTTCCACGTGCTGACAAAGGCGGTTGGAATGAGAGAGTAGGGCACACTGGTCACACTTTCCCAAGAGTCCGATGATGGATCATAACAGTCTAGTGTCTTGCACCTCTGAGCACCAAAGTATCCCCCGACCACATACAGTTTGTTTCCAGATGCCACTGCGTGGCAGCTGATGCGCTTGGCCGTCACGTCTCCAAACTTCGACCACTGGTACGTCTCGCTGTTGAATCGGTAGGCAGAGCTAGCTGAGAATTCAGTGTCACCACCAATCACCACAACATGGTTGCCaaccacagctgcagcagtgtaTCGCCACAGCTGCGGACAGGCAGCTGGTACAGACCAACGGTTTTGGCAAGGGTCAAAGCACTGAACCTTGCGATACTTTTCTCTGTTGACGCTGGTGCCCCCAAAGGcaaagagtttgtttttggcgccaacaacagcagcattgcTCACCCCTTCTCTGAGCGGAGCCACCAGCGTCCATTTATTAGTCTGAGGGTCGTACTGTTCCACCTGtttgagagacacagagggagaggcagGAAAAGATCCTGCTAGAGAAGTGTGTCCTCCCACAACATACAGCTGGTGGTCCAGCTCTGCAGAACCGTGTCCAAATCTGGCTACCAACATGGGGGCTGCTTTGGACCACTCGTCATGTAACGTGTCATAGACCCAAACATCTTTGGAGGCTCCGTTTTCAGAGCCACGTCCTCCTGTAACGTAAACCTGAGAAACAGGcagaaaaattacattatgagaATCAAAGGTATCTCAAATGTCCCCTTGGGGCAATTGGCTGTACAGACTGCAGTATTTACACAATCCTCGGCTAACAAAAGAGATACACAATAAATCCAGTAATAGAGACTTAAAGACAAGATAACGTCAATTGATTAAAATCAACTTATAatggtaaattaaaaaaaaaaatcattcatacCTTACAACCTATCGCACAGGCACTGCATTCTTTCCTGGGGCTGGGGATGTCTGTTTTTGGGGTGATCTCCTTGGTCTTGTTATCGATCATGTAGACTTTATCGCACATGAAAGTCTGacctcccagcagcagcagggcctGGCTGACCTTTCTTGGCCGAGCACAGAACCCTGTTACAATACCGTCGTTCTGGAGGATCCTCATCTTACACCGCACAGCATCTTCAACAATCTCCCGGCCCACCTTGTGACACATCACCAGCTCCTCTGACGCTACATTCTTCAGCAGGTATGTTTCAGGGAGCAGCGCCAAGCGGACACAGCGCAGCAACTCGGGCAGCTCGCTGTGCCTTCGCTCCATGTCTGCCTTAACCCAGTCAATAACAGCCTCGTACACCAGGCTCTCATCCTCCACCTCCAGTTCCTCGCTGAGAATCAGTTCCTGGACTTTGTCTCTGGGCAGGCTGAGGAAGTCCTCTGTCCTGAAGAGAGAAGCAAAGTTTGCCAGACACATCCTCCATGACAGCTCATACAGTCTCTGACACTGATGGGCGTCCGACAGCAGCATCATCCCCAGACAGTTAGACTGGTGAAGATTCTTTTCTAGAAACTCTGATGCTGCGTCTCTGATGTCGTGAAACTGGAGCATGTCTCCAGCTTCCAGGAGCGACTCTGCATTTTCTTCGTTGATAATGACTCTTGCTGAGTAGGCATAGTCAAGCAGAAGCTCCAGCACCTCTGGATGGAGAGAGTCATGAAAGTCGACTTCAGCGTCACGACTCTCCCGGAGCCCACCACTGAACATGGCCTCAAAGTATCGGCTACAGGAGGCCAGGACGGCGCGATGACAGGGGAAGGATCGGTTGCCAGCCTTGAGGATGACATCTGTGAAGACTTTCCTTTTGCGTAGCAGGTTGAGCTGAGTCAAGAGGCTGTCGGCGTGAGACGTCTTGTGAAAAAGGTGGATATTCATGGAGCCAGAGCTGGAGCGAGACTTTCTGTTTTCGTGGTTACTGACGGACATCTTGAAACAGACCTGGAGGAAAATGTAAAGGAGAAAAACATTAGCACCAGTGGGAAGAGATAATGATTTGTTAGATTAAACTGTTTCATAATTCAACATGAAGAACAGattttatgaatgaatgccTTTTCAAATGTGTCAGTGACTACAAACCACTCCTCCCCCTTAATGATTAAACAAAACTCACTACGCCAACAGCTGATGAATGGgctgttgaaaaataaaacactcctACTGCACTGGTTCACACCAGAAGTGAACTTCAGACTTCAGAGATGAAAGGAGATCAGATAAGAAGCCCTCCCTGAGAAAACCAGTGCGTGCACACAGTGTGCCACCAAAATGTACACTGTGAAACATACATCAATGTCAACACTCTAACTTGTGACAGCAGATGAGCTACACTGACTTCAAAATACAAGCCTCCGTGATTAATGTTAGGTAAAGACGCAACACCTGGGTGTGTTGCTCTATATCACATCTTTCCACCCCTATAAACATTTCAGGGCTGTGAGTCACCTCCAACTGCACAGGAGCCAGTAAATTCCTGACAGCCtgttctgtttctctgctggCTCACATACAAGACGATAGCACAGGCAAAGCTTTCCTGCCCACATAAGTGACACATCAGACCCACTCCTTATAAATTCAATTATATAACCTCTGTGGAGCAGATGAAACCCTGAGTACTTCTTTTGGTGATGTGCAGTGAGTTTAGATAGGCAGAGATCGTATATAAATATCCTGTCGCTATAATCATAACAATTCTGTAGTAATTGTAGATTCATAAAACACAATTGTTATAATTTTAGATTCATGAATGGAAACAGGTGGATCTTCTCTAAACATTATTACACAAACTAACATAATTTGGTTCATATTCAACCGTGATTGTGTGCTTTTTCTGAAAGATTCCAGATGTACAGATGAAAGAGATGAACTAATGTTAC encodes the following:
- the enc3 gene encoding ectodermal-neural cortex 3, encoding MSVSNHENRKSRSSSGSMNIHLFHKTSHADSLLTQLNLLRKRKVFTDVILKAGNRSFPCHRAVLASCSRYFEAMFSGGLRESRDAEVDFHDSLHPEVLELLLDYAYSARVIINEENAESLLEAGDMLQFHDIRDAASEFLEKNLHQSNCLGMMLLSDAHQCQRLYELSWRMCLANFASLFRTEDFLSLPRDKVQELILSEELEVEDESLVYEAVIDWVKADMERRHSELPELLRCVRLALLPETYLLKNVASEELVMCHKVGREIVEDAVRCKMRILQNDGIVTGFCARPRKVSQALLLLGGQTFMCDKVYMIDNKTKEITPKTDIPSPRKECSACAIGCKVYVTGGRGSENGASKDVWVYDTLHDEWSKAAPMLVARFGHGSAELDHQLYVVGGHTSLAGSFPASPSVSLKQVEQYDPQTNKWTLVAPLREGVSNAAVVGAKNKLFAFGGTSVNREKYRKVQCFDPCQNRWSVPAACPQLWRYTAAAVVGNHVVVIGGDTEFSASSAYRFNSETYQWSKFGDVTAKRISCHAVASGNKLYVVGGYFGAQRCKTLDCYDPSSDSWESVTSVPYSLIPTAFVSTWKYLSA